From Populus trichocarpa isolate Nisqually-1 chromosome 19, P.trichocarpa_v4.1, whole genome shotgun sequence, a single genomic window includes:
- the LOC7494644 gene encoding bifunctional bis(5'-adenosyl)-triphosphatase/adenylylsulfatase FHIT, producing the protein MIKAAQVLLPSIAFAHSITIDSCLLPLLRPQDYSSSKGFRPISTTINTTKMSAATESYQFGPYKIDPKEVFYATHLSYAMVNLRPLLPGHVLVCPRREVKRFVDLTADETSDLWFTAKKVGSQLERFHSATSLTFAIQDGPQAGQTVPHVHIHIIPRKGGDFEKNDEIYDAIDEKEKELKQKLDLDKERSDRSMEEMAQEADDYRLLFL; encoded by the exons atgataaaggCGGCGCAAGTGCTGCTGCCCTCTATCGCTTTCGCTCATAGCATTACCATTGACAGCtgccttcttcctcttcttcgtCCCCAGGATTATTCTTCCTCAAAGGGATTCAGACCTATTTCCACCACCATCAACACCACCAAG ATGTCGGCGGCGACGGAAAGCTATCAGTTCGGGCCTTACAAAATAGACCCAAAAGAAGTGTTCTACGCCACCCATCTTTCATATGCTATGGTCAACCTCCGTCCCCTTCTACCGGGT CATGTGCTTGTCTGCCCAAGGCGTGAAGTGAAGCGCTTTGTTGATCTAACTGCTGATGAGACCAGTGATTTGTGGTTCACGGCAAAGAAGGTTGGCAGTCAGCTCGAGAGATTTCACAGTGCAACCTCACTCACATTTGCCATCCAA GATGGGCCGCAGGCAGGACAGACTGTGCCTCATGTTCATATTCACATCATCCCAAGGAAAGGTGGTGACTTTGAGAAGAATGATGAGATATATGATGCA ATTGAtgagaaggaaaaggaattAAAGCAGAAGCTGGATTTAGACAAGGAAAGGAGTGACAGAAGCATGGAGGAGATGGCTCAAGAGGCAGATGATTACAGATTGCTTTTCTTGTAG